A single genomic interval of Magnetococcales bacterium harbors:
- a CDS encoding DEAD/DEAH box helicase family protein produces the protein MKKASFEETSAPEVTVSAPPERCVPTPIQVTFDQGTLLIQAGSADMAPLVHLVQWDPRANAFRTQARHYGPILLNLHQRKIPFQDQARQFSTRDFRARGEPPMRPHQQEALNAWNKQGCKGVVVLPTGAGKSLLARRAMCLVQRDTLILVPTLDLMHQWYEQLSRVFAQPIGLLGGGDRLVEPITVSTYDSAVIHMERIGNRFGFLVCDECHHLPTPSTRLAATLCIAPFRLGLSATPERADGGEQQLFDLLGPLCHRTEIPELEGSFLAPYRWEQVAIELDADEREAYESSYAHYRQFIKEQGISLKDPGGWSRFIQISARSREGRAAMEAWRVQKRIARASRSKLRSLWELLRRHRQERILIFTDDNATAYTIGETFFLPVITHRTKVSERKRFMDAFRSGAWSVMVSSRVLNEGVDVPEVAVGIIVSGTGSVREHVQRLGRILRPAKGKQAILYELVSSDTAETFTSARRRQHLAYQRQEEAC, from the coding sequence ATGAAAAAAGCGTCCTTTGAGGAGACATCCGCTCCGGAGGTGACCGTTTCGGCACCTCCGGAGCGGTGTGTCCCCACGCCGATTCAGGTCACCTTCGACCAGGGCACCCTCCTTATTCAAGCCGGTTCAGCCGACATGGCGCCACTGGTTCATCTGGTGCAATGGGATCCGAGGGCCAACGCTTTTCGCACCCAGGCCCGTCATTACGGACCTATTTTATTGAATCTGCACCAACGCAAGATTCCCTTTCAAGACCAGGCCCGGCAATTTTCCACCCGAGACTTTCGCGCCAGAGGCGAACCGCCCATGCGCCCTCACCAGCAAGAGGCCTTGAACGCCTGGAACAAACAGGGCTGCAAGGGTGTGGTGGTATTGCCAACCGGCGCCGGGAAAAGCTTGCTGGCCCGAAGGGCCATGTGCCTGGTGCAACGGGACACGCTGATCCTGGTTCCCACCCTGGATCTGATGCATCAATGGTATGAACAGTTGTCCCGAGTCTTTGCGCAACCCATCGGCCTGCTGGGAGGCGGTGATCGTCTGGTCGAGCCCATAACCGTCTCCACCTACGATTCCGCCGTGATCCACATGGAGCGCATCGGCAATCGCTTCGGCTTTCTGGTCTGTGACGAATGCCACCATCTGCCGACACCCTCCACCCGTCTGGCGGCCACCCTGTGTATCGCGCCCTTCCGGCTGGGTCTTTCCGCCACGCCGGAAAGGGCGGACGGGGGGGAGCAGCAGCTTTTCGACCTGTTGGGACCCCTGTGTCATCGCACCGAAATTCCCGAACTCGAAGGTTCCTTTCTGGCCCCCTACCGCTGGGAACAGGTCGCCATCGAGCTGGATGCCGACGAGCGCGAGGCCTACGAAAGCTCTTATGCCCACTATCGCCAGTTCATCAAGGAACAGGGTATCTCCTTGAAGGATCCCGGCGGCTGGAGTCGCTTCATCCAGATTTCCGCCCGTTCCCGGGAAGGACGTGCGGCCATGGAAGCCTGGCGTGTGCAAAAACGTATCGCCCGGGCCTCCCGATCCAAGTTGCGCTCCTTGTGGGAGTTGCTGCGTCGTCATCGGCAGGAGCGCATCCTGATTTTCACCGACGACAACGCCACCGCCTACACCATCGGGGAGACCTTTTTCCTGCCGGTCATCACCCATCGCACCAAGGTTTCCGAACGCAAACGCTTCATGGATGCCTTCCGTTCCGGGGCTTGGTCGGTCATGGTCTCTTCACGGGTTCTCAACGAAGGTGTGGATGTTCCCGAAGTGGCGGTAGGCATCATCGTTTCGGGCACCGGCAGCGTGCGGGAGCATGTGCAGCGACTGGGGCGCATTCTGCGACCGGCCAAAGGCAAACAGGCCATTCTCTATGAACTGGTCTCCTCGGATACGGCGGAAACCTTCACCAGCGCCAGACGCCGTCAGCATCTGGCCTATCAGCGCCAGGAGGAGGCATGCTGA
- a CDS encoding DUF790 family protein: MLTRDLLRFAIRNQQLTPRFVDLTDQSLLNLGDDLITLHREGLGQTSEELEDAADTLVNASRSPKVARGLLKLVQDRCQFKSADDAVMRLREEILAHSARLIGQPGMGHLEAFRAEVAKAFDTSPDELSERLYGDLPQRLTLLAFDDLTPVELLNRYNLAQVQGILITAGSLTLTLEDEQVGRLRQVLRALKFFRLLVRIHPLSANRYDVVVDGPLSILEQTQKYGFQLACFFPIVTLLTHWRLEVTVKWPEKPVMTLTLDETSPLRPPHRHLGTYRPEGIDLFAKAFLDADSEWQLLEEQVALLDLGGQELCVPDFTFRHRSGKEVHLELFHPWHAGPLTRRLTALEKGSTASATLLLGVDRSLSRRPEMMSLLQGSACFGKKGFLFSEMPPVGRVVKILNETLA; this comes from the coding sequence ATGCTGACTCGGGACTTGTTGCGTTTTGCCATTCGCAATCAGCAGCTCACTCCCCGCTTCGTGGACCTGACGGATCAGAGTCTGCTCAATCTCGGAGACGACCTGATCACCTTGCATCGAGAAGGCCTCGGCCAAACCAGTGAAGAGCTTGAAGACGCCGCCGACACCCTGGTCAATGCCAGCCGCAGTCCCAAGGTGGCCAGAGGGTTGCTGAAACTGGTTCAGGACCGTTGTCAATTCAAATCTGCGGACGATGCCGTCATGCGCCTGCGGGAGGAGATTCTGGCCCACTCCGCCCGCCTGATCGGTCAACCCGGCATGGGCCATCTGGAAGCCTTTCGCGCCGAGGTGGCCAAAGCGTTCGACACCTCTCCCGACGAACTTTCCGAACGGCTTTACGGCGACCTTCCGCAACGTCTGACGCTGCTCGCCTTCGATGACCTCACGCCTGTGGAACTGCTCAATCGTTACAATCTGGCCCAGGTTCAAGGCATCCTGATCACGGCGGGCTCCCTGACCCTGACCCTGGAAGATGAGCAGGTCGGGCGGTTACGTCAGGTGTTGCGCGCTCTCAAATTCTTTCGCCTGCTGGTACGCATCCACCCCCTTTCAGCCAATCGTTACGACGTTGTGGTGGATGGTCCCCTGTCCATTTTGGAACAGACGCAGAAATACGGCTTTCAACTGGCCTGTTTTTTTCCCATCGTCACCCTTCTGACCCACTGGCGGCTCGAAGTGACGGTAAAATGGCCTGAAAAGCCCGTCATGACCCTGACCTTGGATGAAACCTCGCCCCTCCGGCCCCCGCACCGACACCTCGGCACCTATCGACCGGAAGGGATCGATCTCTTTGCCAAGGCTTTCCTGGATGCCGATTCGGAGTGGCAACTGTTGGAGGAGCAAGTCGCTTTGCTCGATTTAGGGGGGCAGGAGTTATGTGTCCCGGATTTCACCTTTCGGCATCGTTCGGGCAAGGAGGTTCACCTGGAGCTTTTTCACCCCTGGCACGCCGGCCCGCTGACCCGCAGGTTGACGGCTCTGGAGAAGGGGTCCACCGCTTCGGCAACCCTGCTGCTGGGGGTGGACCGCAGTCTCTCCCGCCGCCCGGAGATGATGAGTCTGTTGCAGGGATCGGCCTGTTTTGGCAAAAAGGGTTTTCTGTTCAGCGAGATGCCGCCTGTGGGCCGGGTGGTGAAGATTTTGAATGAGACGTTGGCCTGA
- the serC gene encoding 3-phosphoserine/phosphohydroxythreonine transaminase: MARVYNFSAGPAVLPVPVLERARNEMLDYQGSGMSVMEMSHRSKVYMAIIAEAEALLRELMGIPANYKVLFLQGGATLQFAMVPMNLVADSTTPVDYILTGMWAQKAAKEAAKFAKVQVAASSESTNFNRIPQQAELNLDPKACYVHMTSNNTIFGTEFNYVPETGDVPLVADMSSNILSRPVDVSRYGILYAGAQKNLGPSGVTVVIIRDDLVGRTAAKLPTMMDYKPQVENGSMLNTPPTYAIYILGLVLQWVKEAGGVAAIEARNIRKANRLYQAIDSSSFYRNPNEPESRSRMNVPFTLAKPDLEKTFLAEAKVAGLVTLEGHRSVGGMRASIYNAMPEEGVEALVAFMQDFEKRHA, encoded by the coding sequence ATGGCTCGTGTTTACAACTTCAGCGCAGGCCCGGCCGTTCTGCCTGTGCCGGTCCTCGAACGCGCCCGCAATGAGATGCTGGATTACCAGGGCAGCGGCATGTCCGTCATGGAGATGAGCCATCGCTCCAAGGTCTACATGGCCATCATCGCCGAGGCCGAAGCCCTGCTCCGCGAGTTGATGGGCATCCCCGCCAACTACAAGGTTCTCTTCCTGCAGGGGGGGGCCACCCTCCAGTTCGCCATGGTGCCCATGAACCTGGTCGCCGACAGCACCACCCCGGTGGATTATATCCTGACCGGCATGTGGGCGCAGAAAGCCGCCAAGGAAGCCGCCAAGTTCGCCAAGGTACAGGTGGCCGCCTCCTCCGAATCGACCAATTTCAACCGTATTCCGCAACAGGCGGAGCTGAATCTCGATCCCAAAGCCTGTTACGTTCATATGACCTCCAACAACACCATCTTCGGCACCGAATTCAACTATGTGCCCGAAACCGGCGACGTGCCGTTGGTGGCGGACATGTCCTCCAATATCCTCTCCCGCCCCGTGGATGTCTCCCGCTACGGCATCCTCTACGCCGGCGCCCAAAAGAATCTTGGTCCCAGCGGTGTCACGGTGGTCATCATCCGGGACGATCTGGTGGGACGCACCGCCGCCAAACTGCCCACCATGATGGACTACAAGCCCCAGGTGGAAAACGGCTCCATGCTCAACACCCCGCCCACCTATGCCATCTATATCCTGGGACTGGTGCTGCAATGGGTGAAGGAGGCCGGGGGCGTCGCCGCCATCGAAGCGCGCAACATTCGCAAAGCCAATCGCCTCTATCAGGCCATCGACTCTTCCAGTTTCTACCGCAATCCCAACGAACCGGAGAGCCGGTCCCGCATGAATGTCCCCTTCACCTTGGCCAAGCCCGATCTGGAAAAGACCTTCCTGGCGGAAGCCAAGGTGGCCGGACTGGTCACCCTGGAAGGGCATCGCTCGGTCGGCGGCATGCGCGCCTCCATCTACAACGCCATGCCGGAAGAGGGGGTGGAAGCCCTGGTCGCCTTCATGCAGGATTTCGAGAAACGTCACGCTTGA
- a CDS encoding type II secretion system protein, whose translation MIKGDNTVHKFQSVLKTRREKGFTLVEMAIVLVIIGLILSALSVGKDLQRNANYKQIINKFVGQWAQAYNQYYERTGLVLADNETTPTGKVGGRTGTNGSEWSGATLSGEMNSWGIKVPLGDGGAPDGVGRTRLTYHDTAGRPHTLLVSFIYQNLRAANSGGNLVGNLMKIQDVAPQLASTMDSLIDGEIGYSAGNFRTEADFARTQEENDNEVGVTAWWKMTQ comes from the coding sequence ATGATTAAGGGAGACAACACGGTGCACAAATTCCAATCCGTCCTCAAAACTCGCCGCGAGAAGGGTTTCACGCTCGTTGAAATGGCCATCGTCCTGGTCATCATCGGCTTGATCCTTTCGGCCCTGTCCGTTGGTAAGGACCTGCAGCGGAACGCCAACTACAAGCAGATCATCAACAAGTTCGTCGGCCAGTGGGCTCAGGCCTACAACCAGTACTACGAGCGTACCGGTCTGGTTCTCGCCGACAACGAGACCACCCCCACCGGTAAAGTCGGCGGTCGTACCGGCACCAACGGTTCCGAGTGGTCCGGGGCCACCCTCTCCGGGGAGATGAACTCCTGGGGTATCAAGGTTCCCCTGGGCGACGGTGGCGCTCCCGATGGCGTGGGTCGTACCCGTCTGACCTATCATGACACCGCCGGTCGTCCCCACACCCTGTTGGTCTCCTTCATCTACCAGAATTTGCGCGCGGCTAATTCCGGCGGCAACTTGGTCGGCAATCTGATGAAGATCCAGGATGTGGCTCCCCAGTTGGCCAGCACCATGGACTCCCTGATCGACGGTGAGATCGGCTACAGCGCGGGCAACTTCCGTACCGAAGCTGATTTCGCTCGCACCCAGGAAGAAAATGACAACGAAGTCGGCGTCACCGCTTGGTGGAAGATGACCCAGTAA
- a CDS encoding hemerythrin family protein, which yields MTNPVPWSDAYCLGIPEVDGQHRRLFQIFDELNASVAQGTGIESMATFLLRLKGYMACHFRYEEMLMKNNDYPDLEGHAALHHQIRGDFNKLRRQFDQSESSGAQMRVVEEMVRFLHTWLMDHIHRADRAFGLYLHEKSVL from the coding sequence GTGACGAACCCCGTGCCGTGGTCGGACGCTTATTGCCTGGGCATTCCCGAGGTGGACGGTCAGCATCGGCGCCTGTTTCAGATTTTTGACGAACTCAATGCCTCGGTGGCCCAGGGCACCGGCATCGAATCGATGGCGACCTTCCTGTTGCGACTGAAAGGCTATATGGCCTGTCATTTCCGCTACGAGGAGATGCTGATGAAAAACAACGACTATCCCGACCTGGAAGGTCACGCCGCACTGCACCATCAGATTCGCGGAGACTTCAACAAATTGCGTCGCCAGTTCGACCAATCCGAAAGTTCGGGTGCGCAAATGCGGGTTGTGGAGGAGATGGTCCGTTTTCTTCATACCTGGCTGATGGATCACATCCATCGGGCCGACCGCGCCTTTGGCCTCTATCTGCATGAAAAAAGCGTCCTTTGA
- a CDS encoding symmetrical bis(5'-nucleosyl)-tetraphosphatase, whose protein sequence is MAIFAIGDIHGCFDELEQLLKVIDFTRGRDRLWFVGDLLSRGPKSMEVLNRVRGLGEDAVCVLGNHDLRAISVLAGVHPGGGGAWFEWLQNAPDRQELLQWLSGLPFMHRDDALGWSMVHAGIAPGWSLDEAMARSRAASAVLGNPEHTASVFDGQWGHLPVKEPPPSEARMRLWYDITVFTRIRVCAADGSMVWPGMLRKSGLAHPFMLPPPESPVQPWHSYRHWSPEEKMVFGHWAGAGVQLSQHAVGLDGACVYGRRLVAMRLDAPGNPLYHVPCPCYSKPEES, encoded by the coding sequence ATGGCCATCTTCGCCATTGGGGACATTCACGGTTGCTTCGACGAGCTTGAGCAATTGCTGAAGGTCATCGACTTCACCCGAGGGCGGGACCGCTTGTGGTTCGTCGGCGATCTGTTGAGCCGTGGCCCCAAGTCGATGGAAGTGTTGAACCGGGTGCGCGGCCTCGGCGAGGATGCGGTTTGTGTATTGGGCAACCACGATCTGCGCGCCATTTCCGTCCTGGCGGGGGTTCATCCCGGTGGCGGCGGGGCCTGGTTCGAGTGGTTGCAGAACGCGCCGGATCGGCAGGAGTTGCTGCAATGGCTCTCCGGTTTGCCGTTCATGCATCGCGATGACGCTTTGGGCTGGAGCATGGTGCATGCGGGCATTGCTCCCGGATGGAGTCTGGATGAGGCGATGGCCCGCTCCAGGGCCGCCTCGGCGGTTCTGGGGAATCCGGAACACACCGCATCGGTATTCGACGGCCAGTGGGGCCATCTGCCGGTGAAGGAGCCTCCCCCTTCCGAGGCCCGGATGCGCCTTTGGTACGACATCACCGTTTTTACCCGGATTCGGGTTTGCGCCGCCGATGGGAGTATGGTCTGGCCGGGCATGCTGCGAAAGTCGGGGTTGGCCCATCCCTTCATGTTGCCGCCACCGGAGTCTCCGGTTCAGCCCTGGCATAGCTATCGCCATTGGTCTCCGGAAGAGAAGATGGTCTTCGGCCATTGGGCGGGGGCGGGGGTGCAGTTGAGTCAACACGCCGTTGGTTTGGACGGGGCTTGTGTTTACGGGCGGCGCTTGGTGGCCATGCGTCTGGACGCTCCAGGCAACCCTTTGTATCACGTTCCCTGTCCCTGCTACAGTAAACCGGAAGAGTCCTGA